In Fundulus heteroclitus isolate FHET01 chromosome 16, MU-UCD_Fhet_4.1, whole genome shotgun sequence, a single genomic region encodes these proteins:
- the LOC118566366 gene encoding mediator of RNA polymerase II transcription subunit 9-like produces the protein MAVSQPKLDKDSEDSSLLPLVHDIIKCMDKDKEGPDVHQELTKLLKTKIQKAREQITNMPGIDSSPQEQQQQLATLREQVRTKNQLLQKYKSLCMFDVPKAS, from the exons ATGGCGGTGTCTCAGCCGAAGCTGGACAAAGACAGCGAAGACTCCTCTCTGTTGCCTTTAGTTCATGATATTATCAAATG catGGACAAGGACAAGGAGGGCCCAGATGTTCACCAAGAGCTGACGAAGCTGCTGAAAACCAAGATCCAGAAAGCCCGGGAGCAAATCACCAACATGCCTGGGATAGACAGCAGTccacaggagcagcagcagcagctcgccACTCTGAGAGAGCAGGTGCGCACCAAGaaccagctgctgcagaaatACAAGAGCTTATGCATGTTTGATGTACCCAAAGCATCATGA